From the genome of Pyrobaculum sp. 3827-6, one region includes:
- a CDS encoding aspartate 1-decarboxylase: protein MPVLLRSKAHGLVVTRKNLNYEGSLTLGVDIMRAAGFHRLERVEVYNVTNGARFSTYLLEGPEGVVELNGAAARLGEVGDVIIVTSYECVQDVSSHVATVAIFRGNKLVEVRRVKA, encoded by the coding sequence ATGCCGGTTCTCCTGAGGAGTAAGGCGCATGGGCTTGTGGTCACTCGTAAGAATCTGAACTACGAGGGGTCTCTCACCCTGGGGGTGGATATCATGAGGGCCGCGGGGTTCCACCGCCTTGAGAGAGTGGAGGTTTACAACGTGACTAACGGGGCTAGGTTCTCCACTTACCTACTGGAGGGGCCCGAGGGTGTCGTGGAGCTTAACGGCGCGGCGGCGAGGCTTGGGGAGGTCGGCGATGTGATTATCGTCACGAGCTACGAATGTGTACAGGATGTGTCTAGCCACGTGGCTACGGTGGCTATCTTTAGGGGGAATAAGCTGGTGGAGGTGCGGCGTGTCAAAGCGTGA
- a CDS encoding phenylalanine--tRNA ligase subunit alpha has product MLVLPPTLYEIIKRAEDWRLLDDIAAELGVPPESLMRYVEEGRAKGLLDVKKETEVAYVLTDEGRVRAVEGLPEYKLLKSAECSGDRCVATVPRGPEAQIALANLAKYGVRPRGGVIELDRETYTRIIDTLEKKQNALKSLDNAPREYIEEFIKRKLVERRERTKIYVKKVKVIEFKEYIQIFDFVTALSSEDIATGRWRTYVLKPFDLGVEPPEYPAPVPHFFNEFLDYVREVMVGLGFEEVRGPVLEVEFWNFDALFQAQDHPAREVHDTFYVQWGGPVEHVPEHLLEAVGRVHEEKWRYRWDRAKALNPVLRTQTTATTIRALAERGEGEYKVFTIGRVFRPEKLDPKHSMEFHQLDGIVVGPGLTFKHLLGQLEQIAKALGMARVRFRPAYFPFTSPSVEVYAEHPRLGWVEFGGAGVFRPEVTEPLGVKKSRVLAWGWGLDRIAMILLGIDDIRDLFTKDPEKLLEYYARWTRYKTSTGASGVRFTL; this is encoded by the coding sequence ATGCTCGTTTTACCGCCTACTCTTTACGAAATTATAAAACGCGCTGAGGACTGGCGCCTCCTAGACGACATAGCGGCTGAGCTGGGGGTGCCCCCGGAGAGCCTCATGCGCTACGTCGAGGAGGGCCGCGCCAAGGGACTTCTAGATGTAAAAAAGGAGACTGAAGTTGCGTATGTGTTGACAGACGAAGGCCGTGTGAGAGCTGTAGAGGGCCTCCCGGAGTACAAGCTTCTAAAATCTGCGGAGTGCAGTGGAGATAGGTGCGTGGCTACAGTGCCGAGGGGCCCCGAGGCTCAGATAGCTCTGGCTAATTTAGCAAAATACGGCGTGAGGCCGCGCGGAGGCGTCATAGAGCTTGACAGAGAGACGTACACCCGTATCATAGATACACTTGAAAAAAAGCAAAATGCGCTTAAGTCGCTAGATAACGCCCCGCGAGAGTACATAGAGGAATTCATCAAAAGGAAATTGGTAGAGAGAAGAGAAAGAACAAAAATCTATGTAAAAAAGGTAAAGGTAATAGAATTCAAAGAGTACATACAGATTTTTGATTTCGTCACTGCATTAAGTTCCGAGGATATCGCCACCGGGAGGTGGCGTACGTACGTGCTCAAGCCGTTTGACCTAGGCGTTGAGCCCCCCGAGTACCCAGCCCCGGTGCCCCACTTCTTCAACGAGTTTCTCGACTACGTTAGGGAGGTGATGGTGGGGCTGGGGTTCGAAGAGGTGAGGGGCCCGGTGCTGGAGGTGGAGTTCTGGAACTTCGACGCCCTGTTCCAGGCGCAGGACCACCCGGCGAGGGAGGTGCACGACACATTCTACGTACAGTGGGGAGGCCCGGTGGAGCACGTGCCGGAGCACCTCCTGGAGGCCGTGGGGAGAGTCCACGAGGAGAAGTGGCGCTACAGGTGGGACAGAGCCAAGGCGCTTAACCCAGTTCTGAGGACTCAGACAACGGCGACGACCATTAGGGCACTGGCGGAGAGGGGCGAAGGCGAGTACAAGGTGTTTACAATTGGGAGAGTCTTCAGGCCGGAGAAGCTCGACCCGAAGCACAGCATGGAGTTCCACCAGCTAGACGGCATCGTCGTGGGGCCCGGCCTCACCTTCAAACACCTGCTAGGCCAGCTGGAGCAGATAGCCAAAGCCCTGGGGATGGCCAGGGTGAGGTTCAGACCCGCCTACTTCCCCTTCACCTCCCCCTCCGTGGAGGTCTACGCAGAGCACCCGAGGCTGGGCTGGGTGGAGTTCGGAGGCGCCGGCGTCTTCCGGCCAGAAGTCACCGAGCCCCTAGGCGTCAAGAAGAGCAGAGTGCTGGCGTGGGGCTGGGGCCTCGACAGAATCGCCATGATACTACTCGGCATAGACGACATAAGAGACCTCTTTACAAAAGACCCAGAGAAGCTGTTGGAGTACTACGCCAGGTGGACAAGATACAAGACCTCCACGGGGGCCTCAGGCGTCCGCTTCACGCTTTGA
- a CDS encoding ribbon-helix-helix domain-containing protein: protein MPRSKNQDKMSLISVHVPKKMLEELDELVRRGIFPNRSEAIRAALRDLLYKEVFKAKIPKEEEKEEEIPISLIRGR from the coding sequence ATGCCGAGGAGCAAGAATCAAGACAAGATGTCGCTGATCTCGGTGCACGTCCCTAAAAAGATGCTGGAGGAGCTCGACGAGCTTGTGAGGAGGGGGATCTTCCCCAACCGTAGCGAGGCCATTAGGGCAGCCCTCCGCGACTTGCTGTACAAAGAGGTTTTCAAAGCCAAGATACCCAAGGAGGAGGAGAAAGAAGAGGAGATCCCCATCTCCCTCATTAGGGGCAGGTAG